The proteins below come from a single Chelmon rostratus isolate fCheRos1 chromosome 10, fCheRos1.pri, whole genome shotgun sequence genomic window:
- the LOC121613106 gene encoding EMILIN-3: protein MRTKLCQLVAQFFLLGVLQSVVDSKGTFYGGHVNPFYGNRYNLYKAGLNPHHSPNKPMTRHKNHCAYVVQKNVTCTMQDGVATYVKAEYTTKCIWGQKCPVVMYRTFYKPKYKVGYKTVTELEWRCCPGYSGENCYDGPTSLPDVIPPFKGAGLPHRPGVKGFPHGPRPPTDQRPGGGQLEPGKPYPSVPDHRTIPTGQLPAGNGKPNYGNKFGISGVTGERLDRMEEDLRRLTQGLDTLNGVVAGLEERLRTSLREDTNKILVSLLPNPPRVPDSTVGFGVIPDGTPDGLEGGESFTGFGDLAGRVTEVRDELRAKTHIIEEIQGMVLGHDGQLKKLLEGARGRPIPGPSSTTHLDDILDVKLAGVRAEILDGFERRLTSLESHCDTKIGEVQQQCHRDHIDGQEQMQQSLEGRETGLREELGSLQAQIQGLTLTESCCGQVNSLSQRVLLLEESVKGLTESQRQLQTALTDQSIHVETLIETRLVDIEGRLNATEGGPDGAAVLPGGLDGFKTMLEDKLKTLEERVFVAVEELSNATAPALLEGQVVPALETEIESVRRRVEGDLDGIQKQLIDLELLCTSSCSPSTPPAGGVSVTEVEEECEGLEKKMTDRLDTHSNQLDRLNNTLQNLLFRIAQEDTEGIVQGEITLLKVNINSVNRTLKGLKDSISLIASEVGHANNTWEQREHQLVNQVQGITKLVGHQAALLGAGERRLAQLKGELVALKRQLSGELQGCRSTAIEVQKGVKDVDSRVSQVEGQCSSLGELAEQLERIRAELETHSDSYLAQVNGTLAVHSEQLAELKGEVKDCAAKGAANQKGDQ from the exons atGAGGACCAAGTTGTGTCAACTGGTTGCACAGTTCTTTCTCTTAGGAGTGTTGCAATCTGTGGTGGACAGTAAAGGAACTTTCTATGGAGGTCATGTCAACCCTTTCTATGGAAACAGATACAACCTGTACAAGGCTGGACTCAACCCTCACCATTCACCAAACAAGCCCATGACCCGTCACAA AAACCACTGTGCCTATGTGGTCCAGAAGAACGTCACGTGCACCATGCAGGATGGAGTGGCTACCTACGTGAAGGCCGAGTACACCACCAAGTGCATCTGGGGTCAGAAGTGCCCTGTTGTCAT GTACAGGACATTCTACAAGCCAAAGTACAAGGTGGGTTATAAGACAGTGACTGAGCTGGAGTGGAGATGTTGTCCCGGCTACTCTGGAGAAAACTGCTATGACGGACCCACGTCGCTGCCTGACGTGATACCACCTTTCAAGGGTGCAGGTCTGCCCCATCGCCCGGGGGTGAAGGGCTTCCCCCATGGCCCTAGACCCCCCACAGACCAGAGGCCTGGAGGAGGCCAGTTGGAGCCTGGCAAACCGTACCCCAGTGTGCCTGACCACAGAACAATACCCACAGGACAGCTACCTGCTGGGAATGGAAAGCCAAACTATG GAAACAAATTTGGGATTTCAGGAGTGACTGGTGAACGTTTGGACCGTATGGAGGAGGACCTGCGTCGCCTCACTCAGGGTCTGGACACGCTGAACGGAGTGGTGGCTGGCCTTGAGGAGCGACTGCGCACGTCTCTCCGGGAAGACACCAACAAAATCCTGGTGTCCCTGCTGCCCAACCCTCCCCGTGTTCCCGACTCTACAGTGGGATTTGGGGTGATCCCAGACGGGACTCCTGATGGActggaaggaggagaaagcttCACTGGTTTCGGAGACTTAGCAGGGAGGGTGACAGAAGTGAGGGACGAGCTGCgagccaaaacacacatcattgaGGAGATTCAG GGGATGGTCCTGGGTCATGATGGCCAGCTGAAGAAGCTGTTGGAAGGAGCGAGAGGCAGGCCCATCCCTGGCCCCAGCTCCACTACTCACCTGGACGACATCCTGGACGTCAAGCTGGCTGGAGTGCGGGCCGAGATCCTGGATGGCTTTGAGCGCCGTCTGACCAGCCTGGAGAGCCACTGTGACACAAAGATTGGggaagtgcagcagcagtgccaTAGGGATCACATCGATGGTCAGGAGCAGATGCAGCAGTCTCTGGAAGGAAGAGAGACCGGGCTCAGGGAGGAGTTGGGCTCTTTGCAGGCTCAGATTCAGGGCCTGACTCTTactgagagctgctgtggacAG GTGAACAGTCTGTCCCAGCGTGTGCTGCTTCTGGAGGAGTCAGTTAAAGGTTTGACAGAGTCTCAGAGACAGCTCCAGACTGCCCTCACTGACCAGAGCATACACGTGGAGACTCTGATCGAGACCCGTCTGGTGGACATAGAGGGCCGCCTCAATGCCACGGAGGGTGGACCTGATGGAGCTGCAGTGCTCCCTGGTGGTCTGGATGGCTTCAAGACCATGCTGGAGGACAAGCTGAAGACCCTGGAGGAGAGAGTGTTTGTGGCCGTTGAGGAGCTGAGTAATGCCACTGCTCCGGCCCTCCTGGAGGGCCAGGTGGTCCCAGCGCTGGAGACAGAGATCGAGTctgtgaggaggagagtggagggagATCTGGATGGCATTCAGAAGCAGTTAATAGACCTGGAGCTCCTCTGCACTTCTTCCTGCTCACCCTCTACCCCACCAGCAGGAGGCGTCAGTGTCACTGAAGTAGAGGAAGAGTGTGAGGGGCTGGAGAAGAAGATGACTGACCGCCTGGACACCCATTCTAACCAACTGGACCGCCTGAACAACACCCTGCAGAACCTGCTCTTCCGAATCGCCCAGGAGGACACGGAAGGCATCGTCCAGGGGGAGATCACCCTGTTGAAGGTCAACATCAACTCGGTGAACCGCACTCTAAAGGGCCTAAAGGACTCTATTAGCTTAATTGCAAGTGAAGTGGGCCACGCTAACAACACctgggagcagagagagcaccAGTTAGTCAACCAGGTGCAGGGAATCACCAAACTAGTGGGCCACCAAGCCGCCCTCCTGGGGGCCGGAGAGAGGCGGCTGGCCCAGCTGAAGGGAGAACTGGTAGCTTTGAAGAGACAGCTGTCCGGGGAGCTGCAGGGCTGCCGGAGCACAGCAATAGAAGTGCAGAAGGGGGTGAAGGACGTTGATAGCAGGGTGAGCCAGGTAGAGGGCCAGTGCAGCAGCCTGGGGGAGctggcagagcagctggagaggatCAGGGCAGAGCTTGAGACACACTCAGACTCCTACCTGGCCCAGGTGAATGGCACCCTGGCCGTCCATTCAGAACAACTCGCTGAGCTGAAAGGGGAGGTCAAAGACTGTGCGGCTAAGGGAGCAGCCAACCAAAAAGGAGACCAGTAG